From the genome of Sediminibacter sp. Hel_I_10:
ACCTATAATGATGCCTCCAGAAAACTGTCAGCATTTACAGCGTTACCTTCCGTAGGTTTTGATCCTGATGCTGGTTTTAAAGCGGGTTTAAGTGGTACTTACACAACCTATGGTCTTGCTAACAATCCGTTTTCTTCTAAGCAAACCCTTGTGGCTAATTATTATGCTGCAACAAGTGGTTTTGAGTTGAAGTATTCCGGAGAGTTTGCACACATATTTTATAATTGGAACTTTGGTTTAGATGCGAGATACACCAGTCCTAATTATGCAATTAACTTTTTTGGTGTTGGGAACGAAACCTTTTATGATGATGATGCCGTGAGCCGTGATTTTAACCGTGTGAGAATCCGTCAGTGGAGTGTGGCGCCATCCTTAAAATATAGAAAGGATAGAGTGATGTTGAGTTTTGGGCCCATGTTAGAATCTTTGGATGTAGAATTAGATACCAATGGCGTTACTGGTGATATAGAATCTTCAAATGATGTCTTCGAAAAACAAATGTATGCAGGAGCTGAAGCCGCTTTTCAGTATAAAAATAAGAGTGGTGAGATTGCCTTTATCCGTAGAGGTTTTCAATTTGACTTGGTAGCAGGTTATAAGACTAATATTGATGAATATAATAATGAATTCACCTATTTAAAACCTACGCTTTCCATTGACTATCCGTTGCATCCTAGTGGAATGGCTGTATTGGCTACAAAAATAGGAGCGCAAATGAATTTTGGTGATAACTATGAGTTCTATCATGGCGCTACTTTAGGTGGTAATCAAAGTCTACGCGGTTTTAGAAATGAACGATTTAACGGACAGACTGCATTTTATCAAAGCACAGATTTGCGTGTAGGTGTGACCCAATTTAGAACTAATTTTATCCCATTGCGCTTAGGGGTTTCTGCTGGTTTTGATTATGGTCGTGTTTGGTTAGATAACGATAACTCACAGCAATGGCATAACAGTTACGGCGGTTCTATTTTCATCAACGGATTTAAAGCCCTTACTGCAAACGTTGGCTATTATATGAGTGATGAAAGTAATCGTGTTGTATTTACACTAGGGTTTGCTTTTTAAGCGAAGTCGGAACATTTCATATTAAAAGCATCCTGCTCCATTTTTGGTGAGCAGGATGTTTTGTTTAAGTACATTTCAATAGAAGATGAATTATTATTGGCTATATTATATAGATGCTCTTGCGGAAATCTTGTTCAATTTCAGGAAGTGACCTGATATAGGTGTTAATGATAACGAGTAGCTTCGGAAATAGATATTATTAAGGGCCTTAGATAAAATACCTGTAATTCAATTCATTTCATTTTAGAGAATTCTATCTTTGCATGATGCGACCTAAGATTCTTTTTATTACTCCGCCGTTTACCCAGCTAAACACAGCGTATCCGGCAACAGCTTACCTCAAAGGTTTTTTAGAGGAGCATGATATCTCTGTGTCTCATTGTGACTTAAGTATTGAGTTGTTTACGTCAATTTTTACTAGCGATTTTTTGCGAGCAGTTTTTCAAGAGGCTGAGGAGTTGGGGAATACGCATTACCCTGAAGTTAGTAAACTCAAAGAACGTTATATGTCGAGCGTTGATCTGGTAATCAAGTTTCTTCAAAAGCAGGATCTTGAAACTGCCAACACCATATTAGCTTCTGGTTTTTTACCAAAAGGGCATCGCTTATCTAAGGTGAATAACCAAATTAATTGGGCAGCTGGAGCGCAAGGTGTGCTAGACAAAGCAAAGCATTACGGGACACTTTTTATTGAGGAAATAGGAGATTTTATACAAGCCAACATCGACGAGTTTTTTGCCTTTACCAAATATGCTGAACAAATTGCGACTTCGGCCAGTAGTTTTGATCAAATTGATGAATTTTTAAGCTATCAACCAACACTAATTGAAGAACAGATGTTGGATATTTTGGTAGCCCAAATTGAAAAGCACGAACCAAAATTGGTCTGCTTTACAATTCCATTTCCAGGAAATTTGTTTTCTGCTTTACGATGCTCACAGTTTATCAAACAACTCTTTCCTGAGATCCATGTGGCTTTTGGCGGCGGCTATTGCAATACTGAGTTGCGATCTCTTAAAGATCCTAGAATATTTGAATTTGTTGACTTTATCTCCTTAGATGATGGCGAAGGGCCACTTTTAAAAATGATAGGATATCTAGAGGGATCCATAGATGGTAATGAACTAGAAAGAACGTTTGTTCTGGAAAATAATGAGGTGGTTTATAAAAACAAAATCCCTAATACCATATACCATCACAAAAATTTACCCGCTCCCGATTATTCTGGATTGCCCTTTGATAAATACGTTTCTTTTCTAGATGTCGTAAATCCCATGCATAGAATGTGGACTGATTTTAGATGGAATAAATTGACTATTTCTCACGGCTGTTATTGGAAACAATGTTCTTTTTGCGATGTAAGTCTAGATTATATTGGCAATTATCAAAACACCACAGCAAGCGCTTTGGTGGATAAGATTGAAAAAATAATCAAGGATACAGGGATTACTGGGTTTCATTTTGTGGATGAAGCCGCTCCCCCTAAAATGTTACGGGCTTTATCCAATGAATTGATAAAGAGAGCGGTAAAAATCACTTGGTGGACAAACATTCGATTTGAGAAAACATTTGACTTTGAATTGTGCGAATTGATGGCAAAATCGGGTTGCATTGCGGTGACTGGTGGGCTGGAAGTGGCTTCAGATCGACTATTGCTCAAGATGAAAAAGGGGGTTGATATTGCTCAGGTCACACGAGTGACCCATAATTTTTCTGAACACCAAATCATGGTACATGCCTATCTCATGTACGGATTTCCTACACAGACCGAACAAGAGACTATTGATTCTTTAGAGATTGTGCGACAATTGTTTGAAAGCAATTGTATCCAATCTGCATTTTGGCACCTCTTTACAACTACAATTCACAGCCCCATAGGACAGAACCCCAAAGACTTTGGTATAGAGGTCACAGGGCCTGCTTTTGAAGGCTTTGCTCAAAATGATTTATACCATAAAGATCCACAGGGAGCCGATCATTCTAAGTACACTAAGGGATTAAATTTGGCCTTGCATAATTATCTAAATGATGCAGGTTTTGAAAAGGGTTTACAGTATTGGTTTGATTTTTCCGTATGCAACGTTAGTCACCCTAAAGATTTGATTAAAAGTTTTCTTTCTGAAACATTAGCTAAAAAAATGATTTCAAAGGTATAATGTGTTGTTCATGTTCTCTGATTTAAGGCTTGCGCAGGTCCTTCAGAACGAACACATTTATATACATTAGGACTTAGACAGCGCTAGCAAGCTTTTGTTCTGTGCTTAAAATTTGTTGTACTGCCTGCTTATATTTTATGGGATTAGAAGCTTTTTTTATGGCTTTAAACGTTTTTTGCGGATTAGAAGTGGACTGCGAAAAGAATTCCCAAAACCCTAACATTTTCATTTTAATAGGGGTTGGCCCAGATAAATACGCATCGTATTGTTGGTAAATGGTGTCATGAAATTCTGAAAAAATAGCCCAGCGGTCTTTAGGATATTCCGAAGTATTATTTTTGATCATGCTTGGTAAAAATGGGTCGGCAATAAGGCCACGACCAATCATAAAGTGATCGATACTGGGAAAGCGCTTTTGTATCTCTTTAAAAGCAGAAACACTTGTGATATCGCCGTTATAATAAAGCTTATGCTTAGTGCTACCAATGCATTTTTCAAATGCCTCTAAATCTACAGGGCCTTTGTAAAGTTGCTTGCCTATTCTGGCGTGAATGGCAATATTTTTAAGTGGATACTTATCTAGAACAGGAAACGCATCCAAAATTTCTTCGGCATGCTCATAGCCCATTCTCATTTTCATAGATACTACAATATCCGTTTCGTTATGTGCTTTATGAAGTACGTCGTTGATACGGTTAGGGTTGCAGATAAGACCAGAGCCCATGCCAGACTTAGTTACCATGGGGTAAGGGCAACCTAAATTCCAGTTTAATTCTTTATAGCCTAAACTTTGTACATATTTAATAACAAATAGAAACTCGTCAGGGTCATTGGTCATTACCTGCGGAATTACCTCTAGAGTGGTATTGTTTTCTGGCAATAGATCATTTTGATAAGATTGCTTAATTTTTAGTTTTCCGTTAAGGCGAATATAGGGCGCATAGAAGGTATCAATACCACCAAAATAATGCTGAAAGGCATTCCGAAACCTGAAATCTGTGAAGCCTTGTAAAGGTGATGAAAGTAGAGTAGGAGTCATCCAAATATTTAATTGCGTAAAGATAGGGTAATTGGATGCTAGTTTTTAAGACGATATTATGGAAAAGGAAAAGAATGCAAATTTAACTTAGATACGATTTTAATAAAGCAAATAAAATTTATGATAACACTGATGCTGTATCAGATATGGGGCAGAATTGCGCCATATGATAATGGTTTTTAGCTAGCCTTTTTAAAAGGATATTATTTTAAATATAATGCTCTAAAATAGGTGATGTGTTTTCCTGGAATTATCATTTTCCAAATATCTCTATGGTCTATTATGTTTTTTTCTGCCAATCTTTTTCCATCGACGTACGTACGGAAAACGAAAAGATAAAGACAAAACAGTGCAAGAAAAGATGTTGCCTCAATAATCTCAAAAGCAGAGAGCCATACGATTGCTACTAGAGGCGTTGTAATTGTCAAATAGTATACGTAGATGTTTTTCATCTTATGTCTTAATTTTTATTTGCAAGGTGCGTTTAAAGGTAGCACAATTTAAGCAGTTGTGAAAAGCTTCGGGTTTTGTTAGAAAACATTAAAAAGCTAAAGTCTTATAAAAATAGAAAAAGATAACATTCATTAGTTATACCAGCGGCGTTATTAGACATAAGGAAACGTCTGGTAAAATAACTTGTCGATTTCAATAGGGATAACCATATCTATCCTTTTTTAAATTTGGTAAATGGAAAAATCATAGGGACTCTTTTTTGATAATTTTCGTAATCTTTTCCCAGAAGTTTTCTCAAATCTTTTTCTTCTAGATATTTCACGGCGATTAGCATGTAAGAAGTGGTAACTACGGCAAATAAAAGTCGGCCATAGGTCATGACGGGTGCAGCCCAAAATGCGATAATAAAGCCTAGCATTAAAGGATGTCGTACCAATTTATAAAACCAATTGACCTGAAACTCTGGGTGTGTAAAGGACTGGTCTTTAAAGTTTTGATAAATTTGCGTTAGACCAAAAAGTTCAAAATGATTAATCATAAAAGTGGATAGAAAAACAATTAACCAACCCGAAAAGAACACCGCCAATAGAACATGGGAAGCTAAATTTTCTGTCTCCCACACTATTGTGGTCATGGGTTGCCATTTCCAATATATGAATAATAATATAACACTTGCTAGAAGTATATAAGTACTGCGTTCAACAGCAGGATTTATAAATTGAGTCAACCACTTTTTAAATGCAGGTCTTGCCATGACACTATGCTGAATGGCAAAAAGACTTAACAGACCTAATTTATTAATAGGGCATTAAAAAGGTCTATTTCTTCTCCAGAGTCTATTGATTTTGGTACAAAAAGGTTGCCTACAAAACCTATGGCATATAAAAAGGCAACGAGAAAAACTAGGTAAGCAATGAGTCCGTAAATAATGACAAGTATTTTTTTCATGATGTTTGTTTTTTGATTTAAGAATTCAAGTTTTGCGAACTGTATTTAGATGTCTTGACTTTTCAATGGCGAATGATGTTCGTGAACTATTTTCCATCCATCAGCCGTCTTTACAAATAGCAGTGTGATTTGGTCATTAACGATGATAAGATCGTCTCCGAATTTAAGATGAAAATCAGAGTGAAAGGTCACATTGGCAACATCTCCATACACTGCAATTTTCATGTCCTTTGAGTCGAATTTAACCACCTCGGTTACAGTGCTAAAAACCTTCCGTTCGTAGGCTTCATTTGCTTCACCATCATTACGTAGTTCGCCATTTTTAAATTCGGTAAACTTCGGGCTATAGGCATGTAAAGCAATGAGCTTATCCATATCGCCTTCTTTAAGAATTTGAGCAATGGTATTGTAAGTTGCCATTACCTCCTGTTCTGCTTCAGGGAATTCATCATTGATCAGATCAATCTTCACTTCTTCAATTTCCTCTTTTTTTTCATCTTCTTGTTTACATCCAACCATGAGCATTCCTAAAGTCATAAGTAATGCAAAATTCAATTTTATATTCATAATATCAGATTTAGTTGATTTATAACTAACTGATACAAATATGGAAAGAACTGATATCTGTGACATAACAGACATGTTGAAAGTGTATTAAAGTTTTGTTCAGCCTTTTAAATTATGGTGCAAAATCTTTAACTTATGTTGAAATAGGTAGTGGAAGGATTACTCTTCAGAAGTTGTTTTAATTGGTAATCCGATATCGGAAAAACCCACATTGTCATAAAGTATTTTGTAGCGAATGTCCGTTCTCAAAGGTGCTAATAAAGGCTCTTCTCGTAACCAGGTCATTTCAACCTCATGCCTATCGTAAGACTTTTGAAGCCAATCAAACGCTTTGTCATAATCCTTTGTGTGGCTGTAGTAAAGCGCCAAAAACCAAGCAGGACTACCTGAAGAACCATTGGTGTAAGCATTTTGTAATTCGACCAAATAGATAGTGGCATCATTGGATGCACCCTCCATCTGAGCATAAATAGCCTTAAACCACATGAATATTGGTGGATAATCGGAAAATTTATTTAAAATATTTTCAAGTTGAATTTTCGATTTTTTATGAGCTCCCAGATAAAAATACAACTTTGTGGATTCTCTCAAATAGAAATAGTTATCGCTATATAAAGGATCAGCATCATTCAACACATTTATGGCCTCTTGCTTTTTGCCTAAAAACAGCAAGGATTCTGCCTTAAAGAATGGAAAAAATACGTTTGACGGGTCAGTCAAGATTAAATGTTCACTGGCCTTTAAAGCGTTCTCGGATCTTCCTGTTTTGATGGCATAATCAAGAGAAATAACTGGTGACTTGTCGTAAAAGGAATTCGTTAAAATTGTTTGATAGTAGGTTTCCACGCGCTTAAAGTTCCAGCCATAAAAAAATTCTCCGGTATACAACTCTTCTTCAGCTTGTCTGTTTTCAGGCTCTATTTTCAGTACTTTTTCTAGAAGTATCTTGCCATTGTTCCATGCCTCTTGTTCATCATAAAATGCCCATACGCCGCCGCCCAAGTTATAGATATTGGCCATATCCAAATAGGGCTCTACAAAATTAGAATCTAAAGCAATCGCTTTTTTATAAAGATTGATGGCATTGGCATAGGATAGCTCGTTGGCTTTATTTCTTTGAAAATCGCCTTGAAGATAATACGAATAGGCCTGCTTGCTTTTGGTAGGGGTTTTTTTGATACTGGCCAACTCATCCTTTGCGATAAAGGCATTCATTTTATCTGCAATGTCCTCTACCACCTCCGTCTGCATGTCAAAAATCTCTTTGCTTTTCCATTCTCGAATGTAGTTTTCGGACCATAGATGCTCATTGGTGCGACTATCCAACATTTGTAAATTGATACTAATTTGATTGCCCGAAATCTGGAAATTGCCTTGTAAAAGCGTTGCTACTCCTAGCTCGCTCCCAATTTCACCAATGGTCTTATTAGTCTCTTTGAATTTTAGGGTAGACGTAAATGGGATGACCTTATCAATAGCGCCTATTTTTGTCAAGCGAGAGATGATGGCATCGGTCATGCCGTCGCTAATGTATTCCAAATCCGAATTTCCTGACCAGTTTTTAAAGGGTAGTACGGCAATAGACTTCTCGTTAACTGTACTGTCAATAGCCAAAGGACCTTCATTTTTATGGAAATATGCTTGATAGAAAAATACTGACGATGCACTAATTATTAATAATAGACCGATCCATAAAACTTTTGTTTTCGTTCTGCTATTGTGGGATGTTGGACTTTTTAGATTGATGGGTAGGACGTTTTGAGTTTTGTCAATAGCTAAATTGCTCTCCTCATCCATTTCAGGATTGACTTTTGATTTCACTTCGCCAGGAGTAAAGCCATAAAATT
Proteins encoded in this window:
- a CDS encoding radical SAM protein, which encodes MMRPKILFITPPFTQLNTAYPATAYLKGFLEEHDISVSHCDLSIELFTSIFTSDFLRAVFQEAEELGNTHYPEVSKLKERYMSSVDLVIKFLQKQDLETANTILASGFLPKGHRLSKVNNQINWAAGAQGVLDKAKHYGTLFIEEIGDFIQANIDEFFAFTKYAEQIATSASSFDQIDEFLSYQPTLIEEQMLDILVAQIEKHEPKLVCFTIPFPGNLFSALRCSQFIKQLFPEIHVAFGGGYCNTELRSLKDPRIFEFVDFISLDDGEGPLLKMIGYLEGSIDGNELERTFVLENNEVVYKNKIPNTIYHHKNLPAPDYSGLPFDKYVSFLDVVNPMHRMWTDFRWNKLTISHGCYWKQCSFCDVSLDYIGNYQNTTASALVDKIEKIIKDTGITGFHFVDEAAPPKMLRALSNELIKRAVKITWWTNIRFEKTFDFELCELMAKSGCIAVTGGLEVASDRLLLKMKKGVDIAQVTRVTHNFSEHQIMVHAYLMYGFPTQTEQETIDSLEIVRQLFESNCIQSAFWHLFTTTIHSPIGQNPKDFGIEVTGPAFEGFAQNDLYHKDPQGADHSKYTKGLNLALHNYLNDAGFEKGLQYWFDFSVCNVSHPKDLIKSFLSETLAKKMISKV
- a CDS encoding tRNA-dihydrouridine synthase, translated to MTPTLLSSPLQGFTDFRFRNAFQHYFGGIDTFYAPYIRLNGKLKIKQSYQNDLLPENNTTLEVIPQVMTNDPDEFLFVIKYVQSLGYKELNWNLGCPYPMVTKSGMGSGLICNPNRINDVLHKAHNETDIVVSMKMRMGYEHAEEILDAFPVLDKYPLKNIAIHARIGKQLYKGPVDLEAFEKCIGSTKHKLYYNGDITSVSAFKEIQKRFPSIDHFMIGRGLIADPFLPSMIKNNTSEYPKDRWAIFSEFHDTIYQQYDAYLSGPTPIKMKMLGFWEFFSQSTSNPQKTFKAIKKASNPIKYKQAVQQILSTEQKLASAV
- a CDS encoding isoprenylcysteine carboxylmethyltransferase family protein: MARPAFKKWLTQFINPAVERSTYILLASVILLFIYWKWQPMTTIVWETENLASHVLLAVFFSGWLIVFLSTFMINHFELFGLTQIYQNFKDQSFTHPEFQVNWFYKLVRHPLMLGFIIAFWAAPVMTYGRLLFAVVTTSYMLIAVKYLEEKDLRKLLGKDYENYQKRVPMIFPFTKFKKG
- a CDS encoding nuclear transport factor 2 family protein — protein: MNIKLNFALLMTLGMLMVGCKQEDEKKEEIEEVKIDLINDEFPEAEQEVMATYNTIAQILKEGDMDKLIALHAYSPKFTEFKNGELRNDGEANEAYERKVFSTVTEVVKFDSKDMKIAVYGDVANVTFHSDFHLKFGDDLIIVNDQITLLFVKTADGWKIVHEHHSPLKSQDI
- a CDS encoding helix-turn-helix domain-containing protein, producing the protein MNFDKNSHNHFNEEPSRNSLIDKLIQEVEINLNNEQFSVDSLAKSVGMSRSNLHRKLQKTIGCSTSQFIREYRLKRALEILNQEEITASEVAYRVGFNSATYFNTCFHKFYGFTPGEVKSKVNPEMDEESNLAIDKTQNVLPINLKSPTSHNSRTKTKVLWIGLLLIISASSVFFYQAYFHKNEGPLAIDSTVNEKSIAVLPFKNWSGNSDLEYISDGMTDAIISRLTKIGAIDKVIPFTSTLKFKETNKTIGEIGSELGVATLLQGNFQISGNQISINLQMLDSRTNEHLWSENYIREWKSKEIFDMQTEVVEDIADKMNAFIAKDELASIKKTPTKSKQAYSYYLQGDFQRNKANELSYANAINLYKKAIALDSNFVEPYLDMANIYNLGGGVWAFYDEQEAWNNGKILLEKVLKIEPENRQAEEELYTGEFFYGWNFKRVETYYQTILTNSFYDKSPVISLDYAIKTGRSENALKASEHLILTDPSNVFFPFFKAESLLFLGKKQEAINVLNDADPLYSDNYFYLRESTKLYFYLGAHKKSKIQLENILNKFSDYPPIFMWFKAIYAQMEGASNDATIYLVELQNAYTNGSSGSPAWFLALYYSHTKDYDKAFDWLQKSYDRHEVEMTWLREEPLLAPLRTDIRYKILYDNVGFSDIGLPIKTTSEE